Genomic segment of bacterium:
GCAAAACAACAATCCCGTCCACATTGCCACACGCAAATTTAAATTGGGCTAAAGCCCTCGAGGGGCCAACGGGTAGAAGGCTCCAGCTTCCTAATCAACAGTCTAACGAAAAAAAATGGCCGCGCGTGTTAGCGCGTGGTTGAATGAGCCCGACTTGGGTTTTAGACCAATTGATTTGGCTAAAGCCATTCACTATTATTATCGCATTCCACGAGCTAAAGCTCGTGGCAATGAAGCGCAGTAGATTACCCTTGCAAGAATTGGTGGCCGAGAAAATGGCCGCGCGTGTTAGCGCGTGGGTGAATGAGCCCGACTTTATATGGGCTTTAGCCCAATCTCCGCGGGGGCGGTTCGCCAATCCGCTTATGCCTCGATGTTTGATTTGCGTCCTTTTGATCTCCAGACTGATTCGATCTCTTCCAGAGTTTTATCCTTAGTCTCCGGAACCACCCGCCAAATAAAGATCCAGGCGAAAATACACATGACGGCATAAATCCAAAAACTGCGCGCGATGGTGATCGCTTCGGACAATAACGGAAACGTCATCGGCACAATGGTGCACCAGACCCACAGGCTGACCAGCGATAGGGACATGGCCCGGCCGCGAATTTTATTGGGAAATATTTCCGCCGCCAACAGGAGCACCACGCACCCCAGGCTGATGGAATAAAACGCAATAAAAGAAATCATCAGGCCGCCGATCAGCATGCCGGCGGTATTTTCCGATCGAAAGACGAATCCCAGCAGAATCAATGAGAGACACATCCCGCTCAATCCGATCAAAGCCAGCGGTTTCCGACCCAACCGGTCAATGACCAGCATCCCGATGATCGTACCCACCAAGTTCATCACACCGACCGCCACAGCGCCTAACAGGGCAATGGGATCGCTTTGACCGGCCTGTTGAAAGATGGTCGGAGCGTAAAATACAATAACGTTGATGCCGGTAGTCTGGTCGATCAAAGGCATGACCATCCCGATGAGCACAGCCACCCGTAGTCCTGGACGA
This window contains:
- a CDS encoding sugar porter family MFS transporter; translated protein: PMYIAEIAPAKIRGRLVVLNQLALVIGILCAYIIPYLFSGAGEDNWRYMFAVGVLPSLLFWVAMAGVPESPRWLANKGRPEEAFAILARIAGEQQAQMELREIETAMAQEEGSFRELFRPGLRVAVLIGMVMPLIDQTTGINVIVFYAPTIFQQAGQSDPIALLGAVAVGVMNLVGTIIGMLVIDRLGRKPLALIGLSGMCLSLILLGFVFRSENTAGMLIGGLMISFIAFYSISLGCVVLLLAAEIFPNKIRGRAMSLSLVSLWVWCTIVPMTFPLLSEAITIARSFWIYAVMCIFAWIFIWRVVPETKDKTLEEIESVWRSKGRKSNIEA